In one window of Poriferisphaera corsica DNA:
- a CDS encoding LacI family DNA-binding transcriptional regulator — protein MSTVRSIAKKAGVSITTVSRVLNNHPRVSNEVRERVLAAANESRYVPSVGRKSTTNIAFMYTGELTLGSPFDAALMRGMALGMEEYSYDLMVLDARRARLPKETFSQMFMRKGIKGVVLRTTQDTLSIGDTIANEGFPCVMVGARSDNPNTSYIYSDSRSSSLEAIEYLIGLGHQRIAICLNVVDDSDHVDRYEAYKTALEINNIDFDPKLVLRAPARRDGGEQLIKRIMTMPQRPTAVFITDPMTTIGALSQARRMNVDIPKDLSVVGFDDSESRYTVFPEVTSVCQDAIKIGRDAFTVLHDRIESSNSEKTINESIHAALTSWFEIHESTCAVTEMNT, from the coding sequence ATGAGTACAGTCAGATCAATCGCTAAAAAAGCCGGTGTCTCAATCACCACTGTCTCGCGTGTGCTTAATAACCACCCACGCGTCTCAAATGAAGTACGTGAACGCGTCCTCGCAGCCGCAAATGAATCCCGTTATGTCCCCTCCGTTGGCCGCAAATCCACCACCAATATCGCCTTTATGTATACCGGTGAACTGACACTCGGTTCGCCATTCGATGCCGCTCTTATGCGTGGTATGGCTCTCGGCATGGAGGAATACAGCTACGATCTCATGGTCCTTGATGCACGCCGCGCTCGATTGCCCAAAGAAACATTCTCGCAAATGTTTATGCGGAAAGGCATCAAAGGTGTCGTTCTTCGCACCACGCAAGACACCCTCTCCATTGGCGATACCATCGCCAATGAAGGTTTTCCTTGCGTTATGGTCGGTGCCAGATCAGACAACCCAAACACCAGTTATATCTACAGCGACTCGCGTAGCTCATCTCTCGAAGCTATCGAATATCTCATCGGCCTCGGTCATCAACGCATCGCAATTTGTCTCAATGTCGTCGATGACTCCGATCACGTTGATCGTTACGAAGCCTACAAAACAGCTCTTGAAATCAACAACATTGATTTCGATCCCAAGCTCGTCCTTCGCGCACCGGCAAGGCGTGATGGCGGCGAGCAACTCATTAAACGCATCATGACCATGCCTCAACGTCCAACGGCTGTTTTCATAACCGATCCCATGACAACGATCGGGGCTCTCTCTCAAGCTCGCCGTATGAACGTCGACATACCCAAAGATCTTTCTGTTGTCGGCTTCGACGATTCCGAATCACGCTATACAGTCTTTCCGGAAGTGACATCCGTTTGCCAGGATGCAATCAAAATCGGCCGTGACGCCTTTACCGTTCTTCACGACCGTATTGAATCATCAAATTCAGAGAAAACAATCAACGAATCTATTCATGCTGCACTGACCAGCTGGTTCGAAATTCACGAATCCACATGTGCAGTTACCGAGATGAACACTTAA
- a CDS encoding PEP-CTERM sorting domain-containing protein (PEP-CTERM proteins occur, often in large numbers, in the proteomes of bacteria that also encode an exosortase, a predicted intramembrane cysteine proteinase. The presence of a PEP-CTERM domain at a protein's C-terminus predicts cleavage within the sorting domain, followed by covalent anchoring to some some component of the (usually Gram-negative) cell surface. Many PEP-CTERM proteins exhibit an unusual sequence composition that includes large numbers of potential glycosylation sites. Expression of one such protein has been shown restore the ability of a bacterium to form floc, a type of biofilm.): MAMTSHKIRSAGTLLGIIASFGLMTVNANAANLLTNSGFEADTIPDGVDDVAGASGWGSFNFTFTSKALSNTDEKSLKLYGPWFDGGGSGVTQGGFAASEGQQWHASTMALNSSIDALTENNFALIKIEFFDAANNVIAAVESDKVESTSPLDTWTMLTVDALAPVDTVSAQIVLVHVQLDPVAGGAIFFDDAVLEQVVPEPASIALLGLASLVLLQRKQH, from the coding sequence ATGGCAATGACATCACACAAGATACGATCCGCAGGGACTCTATTAGGCATTATTGCATCATTCGGATTAATGACAGTGAATGCAAATGCAGCGAATTTGCTCACTAATTCCGGTTTTGAAGCGGATACAATTCCAGACGGTGTCGATGATGTGGCCGGAGCATCAGGATGGGGTTCGTTTAACTTCACTTTTACTTCAAAAGCCTTATCGAATACAGACGAAAAATCGTTAAAGCTTTATGGCCCTTGGTTCGATGGTGGCGGTTCAGGCGTGACCCAAGGCGGCTTTGCAGCCTCGGAAGGTCAGCAATGGCACGCTAGCACAATGGCACTCAATTCCAGTATCGATGCGTTGACAGAAAATAATTTTGCGTTGATCAAAATCGAATTCTTTGATGCCGCAAACAATGTTATTGCAGCTGTTGAAAGCGACAAAGTAGAGTCAACTTCGCCTCTGGATACATGGACAATGCTGACCGTTGATGCCCTTGCTCCAGTCGATACCGTTTCGGCTCAAATCGTCCTTGTACATGTGCAGTTAGATCCAGTTGCAGGTGGGGCAATCTTTTTCGATGATGCGGTCCTTGAACAGGTTGTACCAGAGCCTGCCTCAATTGCTCTACTCGGACTAGCCAGCCTCGTACTTCTACAACGAAAACAGCATTAG
- a CDS encoding type II secretion system protein: MARSKHAFTLIELLVVISIIALLIGILLPALGAARKTALSMQCLSNERQMGIGFAAFSMANDDFLPWGWYWIDSDGSDWTIEISGYINSSNSTYETGGKSNPVFQCPSGLDIGDKHYTGHPILLPSLGWGIPDDKVRYDSQRRTTEIMIIADGTQIPNPGSIYEDGNARANAYNVFNGDNLTLSNRDNWLYRSSKTDSDDVVDMGPNTDDYGSEGYLRFRHASEKACNMLFLDGHASTVQENDFVLKNIRLDYYPEMNDES; the protein is encoded by the coding sequence ATGGCTAGATCTAAACACGCCTTTACACTAATTGAACTGCTAGTTGTAATTTCCATCATAGCTCTCCTTATTGGCATCCTTCTTCCTGCGCTTGGAGCCGCAAGAAAAACAGCACTATCTATGCAGTGCCTCTCCAATGAGCGTCAAATGGGCATCGGCTTCGCTGCCTTCTCGATGGCAAATGATGACTTCCTACCTTGGGGTTGGTATTGGATTGATAGTGATGGTTCAGATTGGACCATCGAAATCAGTGGTTACATAAATTCCAGTAATTCAACTTATGAGACCGGCGGTAAATCTAACCCCGTCTTCCAATGCCCAAGCGGCCTTGATATCGGCGACAAGCACTACACCGGCCACCCAATACTTCTACCTTCACTCGGCTGGGGCATACCAGATGATAAGGTTCGTTACGATTCGCAACGTCGTACCACAGAAATCATGATCATCGCCGATGGTACGCAAATACCAAACCCCGGCAGCATTTATGAGGACGGTAACGCGCGCGCTAATGCTTATAACGTCTTTAATGGGGACAACCTCACTCTTTCCAATCGCGATAATTGGCTATACCGCTCATCCAAAACCGACAGTGATGACGTCGTAGACATGGGCCCAAACACCGACGACTACGGCTCCGAAGGCTATCTACGCTTCAGGCACGCTTCTGAAAAAGCATGCAACATGCTCTTCCTTGATGGCCACGCTTCAACTGTACAGGAAAACGATTTCGTATTGAAAAATATACGTCTTGATTATTATCCAGAAATGAATGATGAATCGTAA
- a CDS encoding glycoside hydrolase family 2 TIM barrel-domain containing protein: protein MAKPSETLIRKQNDSWVLIHNNQPYRINGAGGYQYLDKLKQAGGNSIRTWGISDKTQAILDDALANNITVTLGLWLGHERHGFNYSDPSQIKKQLDEVRQAVQQFKDHPALLMWGVGNEMEGDGSNPIVFKAVNDVAKLVKQLDPNHPTMTVIAELGSEASKVKSLNKFCPDIDIIGINTYGGVYNALDRYKQAGGARPVVVTEHGPLGHWESPKTKWGAPLEPTSTEKTKFYREGYTNAVLNHPETTLGSYAFLWGQKQETTATWYGMFLPDGTRLAAVDTMTKLWTGKPPTNACPEIIELKITSDHIVEPNDYISAELNAIDPDNDPLDIQWILRAADGKTGWGGDAEERNTAFNDVIETSTDKSVRIKMPEKQGPYRLFAYVRDNKGNGAVGNIPIFVRVQQAMNETQPAPIPFRIYTDTQPDMPYQPSGYMGNHSQVQMNEASNQNQNSGATCIEIKYNDPGQWAGVVWQHPYNDWGDKPGGYSLTGAKKLTWYARGAKGGEKIKFGFGLLGMDKTYHDTASFESEYTLTDQWMQYSTDLTGKDLSRIKTGFYWVLAGQGAPITFYLDDIKYE, encoded by the coding sequence ATGGCCAAGCCCAGTGAAACGTTGATTCGCAAACAGAACGACTCGTGGGTTCTCATCCACAACAATCAGCCATACCGTATCAACGGGGCAGGCGGCTATCAATACCTCGATAAACTCAAACAGGCTGGTGGAAACTCTATCCGCACATGGGGCATAAGCGATAAAACCCAGGCTATCCTCGATGATGCGCTCGCTAATAATATCACTGTGACCCTTGGCCTATGGCTTGGTCATGAACGACATGGCTTCAATTACAGCGATCCAAGTCAAATCAAAAAACAACTGGATGAAGTACGACAAGCCGTCCAACAATTCAAAGACCATCCCGCTCTTCTCATGTGGGGTGTTGGCAATGAAATGGAAGGTGATGGTAGCAACCCTATTGTGTTCAAAGCCGTCAACGATGTTGCCAAGTTGGTCAAGCAGCTTGACCCCAATCATCCCACCATGACTGTTATTGCCGAGCTTGGGAGCGAAGCTTCCAAAGTAAAATCACTCAACAAGTTCTGCCCTGACATCGACATCATCGGCATCAACACCTACGGCGGTGTCTACAATGCACTCGATCGTTACAAGCAAGCCGGTGGCGCCCGTCCTGTCGTTGTCACCGAACACGGCCCGCTCGGCCACTGGGAGTCACCCAAAACTAAATGGGGCGCTCCACTTGAACCTACAAGCACCGAAAAAACAAAGTTCTATCGTGAGGGTTACACAAACGCCGTCCTCAATCACCCAGAGACTACTCTTGGCTCATATGCTTTTCTCTGGGGGCAAAAACAAGAAACAACTGCAACGTGGTATGGCATGTTCCTCCCCGATGGCACACGTCTTGCTGCCGTCGACACCATGACCAAACTTTGGACAGGCAAGCCTCCTACCAACGCTTGCCCCGAAATCATTGAACTCAAAATCACCAGCGACCATATCGTTGAGCCTAACGATTACATCTCTGCTGAACTCAATGCAATTGATCCAGATAACGACCCACTTGATATTCAGTGGATACTCAGAGCTGCCGACGGCAAAACCGGCTGGGGTGGTGACGCTGAAGAACGCAACACCGCATTCAACGACGTCATTGAAACCTCAACTGATAAAAGTGTTCGCATCAAAATGCCTGAAAAACAAGGCCCATACCGCCTCTTCGCCTATGTCCGTGACAATAAAGGTAACGGTGCTGTTGGCAATATCCCGATCTTTGTCAGAGTCCAGCAAGCAATGAATGAGACTCAGCCAGCACCCATTCCTTTCCGTATCTACACGGACACGCAACCCGACATGCCATACCAACCATCTGGCTATATGGGCAATCATTCACAAGTCCAAATGAATGAAGCTTCAAACCAAAATCAAAATTCTGGCGCCACTTGCATTGAAATCAAATACAACGACCCAGGGCAATGGGCTGGTGTGGTATGGCAGCACCCGTACAACGACTGGGGAGACAAGCCCGGCGGCTATAGCCTGACCGGCGCTAAAAAACTGACATGGTATGCACGAGGTGCCAAAGGTGGTGAAAAAATCAAGTTCGGCTTCGGCCTCCTCGGTATGGATAAAACATATCATGACACCGCCTCTTTCGAATCAGAATACACACTCACGGATCAATGGATGCAATATTCAACCGATCTCACAGGTAAAGACCTCTCGCGCATCAAGACCGGATTCTACTGGGTTCTTGCCGGGCAAGGCGCCCCAATAACCTTCTACCTGGATGATATTAAATACGAGTAA
- a CDS encoding glycoside hydrolase family 2 TIM barrel-domain containing protein produces MFRFARTISVVASLLLTLLLNVTLNAEPSSTKLEKNGKFWSLIHNGKPYRIKGAGGQVYLEQVIQAGGNSIRTWGVNDNTQNILDDAFAKNITVTFGIWLGHERHGFDYSDPDKVKKQIDKVENAVLKYKDHPALLIWGLGNEMEWKNNNPDVYKAVNDIAKRVKQLDPNHPTMTVIAELGKNGSKINALNKYCPDIDIIGINTYGGVNTVLNRYRKAGGTRPVIITEYAGPRDKESKKTSWDAPIEDTSTQKAHDYYNGYKNTVLSNPDLTLGSYAFKWGEKQQTTATWVGMFLPDGTRLAPVDTMTQLWSGKPPKNKCPKITKLKLLGEDIAKPNQYITVLLKAHDPDDDPLQIEWILRAADGKTKDGGDYEQLNAIHTIKPERISDTIVRIKMPHAQRPYRLFVYIRDGQGNGAVGNIPLLVKALK; encoded by the coding sequence ATGTTTCGATTCGCCAGAACCATAAGTGTTGTTGCATCTTTACTCCTTACTTTACTCCTTAATGTCACTCTGAATGCAGAACCAAGCAGCACGAAGCTCGAGAAAAACGGTAAGTTTTGGTCACTCATTCACAACGGAAAACCATACCGTATCAAAGGCGCTGGTGGCCAGGTATACCTTGAGCAAGTCATTCAAGCTGGCGGCAACTCCATCCGAACATGGGGTGTTAATGACAATACGCAAAACATCCTTGATGATGCATTCGCAAAAAATATCACCGTCACCTTCGGTATATGGCTCGGACACGAACGGCACGGATTCGATTACAGCGATCCTGATAAAGTCAAAAAACAGATCGATAAAGTTGAAAATGCTGTCCTGAAATATAAAGATCACCCCGCATTACTCATCTGGGGGCTCGGCAACGAAATGGAGTGGAAAAATAACAACCCAGATGTTTACAAAGCCGTTAATGACATCGCAAAACGCGTCAAGCAACTCGACCCCAACCACCCCACCATGACTGTCATCGCCGAACTCGGTAAGAACGGCTCGAAAATCAATGCACTCAATAAATACTGCCCAGATATCGACATCATCGGCATCAATACCTACGGCGGTGTCAACACGGTACTCAACCGTTACCGCAAAGCCGGTGGCACACGCCCCGTCATCATCACCGAATATGCCGGCCCCAGAGATAAGGAATCAAAAAAAACATCATGGGACGCTCCCATAGAAGACACCAGTACTCAAAAAGCCCACGACTACTACAACGGCTACAAGAACACCGTTTTGAGCAATCCTGACCTCACACTAGGTTCTTACGCTTTCAAATGGGGCGAAAAACAACAAACAACCGCCACCTGGGTCGGCATGTTCTTACCCGATGGCACAAGACTCGCACCAGTTGACACCATGACGCAGCTCTGGTCAGGCAAGCCTCCAAAAAACAAATGCCCCAAAATCACGAAACTCAAACTTTTGGGCGAAGACATTGCTAAACCAAACCAATACATCACCGTCTTACTCAAAGCACACGATCCTGACGACGACCCGCTTCAGATTGAATGGATTCTCCGTGCAGCAGACGGCAAAACTAAAGATGGTGGTGATTACGAACAATTAAATGCAATCCACACAATCAAACCCGAGCGCATCTCTGACACAATAGTACGCATCAAAATGCCTCATGCGCAACGCCCCTACCGACTTTTTGTTTACATCCGCGATGGCCAAGGAAACGGAGCCGTTGGTAATATCCCACTTTTAGTGAAAGCTTTGAAATAA
- a CDS encoding glycoside hydrolase family 16 protein, with protein sequence MSTTAQANWELTWSDEFTGSAINTNQWHVENRGYWNNNELQYYLPRQVSVSTGQLLIKSENISVAGYPHPYISGRVQTKYTQKFGRFEVRAKLPSTKGIWPAIWLLPASTPWPSGGEIDIMEAGGSQPFRVTQAYHWGANYDQRQYVSNETWGSTPWPDEFHTFAAEWEPNEIRYYVDNNHVYTVNSSMAPISNTPMNLILNTAVGGWFDGNPDNSTQFPQTFAIDYVRMYQKSAPQTHALLNAAFEEDANGWNLSGNAYIQTHNTNTNPQSIAFEGEGGAALKLFGYSNTHVTQNLIDITPNETVTLSARVRTNADDTINNTQNYVGMFINFYDRYDQKVGEKWVKIAENGMVEDQWLEQWITATAPEDAVSMEVGFNFLQPNNEGGAVWIDHIVIPEPTTFLTLAVATTFVLVKRKTSSR encoded by the coding sequence GTGTCCACCACAGCACAGGCAAACTGGGAACTCACATGGTCTGATGAATTCACAGGCTCCGCGATCAACACCAATCAATGGCACGTTGAAAACCGTGGCTACTGGAATAACAACGAACTCCAATACTATCTCCCGCGCCAAGTCTCCGTTTCCACGGGCCAACTCTTGATCAAATCAGAAAACATTTCTGTAGCCGGTTATCCGCACCCTTATATCTCAGGTCGCGTCCAAACCAAGTACACCCAAAAATTCGGCCGCTTCGAAGTGCGAGCCAAACTACCATCTACAAAAGGCATTTGGCCCGCCATTTGGCTACTCCCCGCCAGCACACCTTGGCCTTCAGGCGGCGAGATCGACATCATGGAAGCCGGGGGCTCGCAGCCTTTCCGTGTGACCCAAGCCTATCACTGGGGCGCTAACTACGACCAAAGGCAGTACGTCTCAAACGAAACATGGGGCAGCACACCTTGGCCAGATGAATTTCACACCTTTGCCGCTGAATGGGAACCCAACGAGATCCGCTACTACGTTGACAACAATCACGTCTATACCGTCAACTCGTCCATGGCCCCAATCTCAAATACACCCATGAATCTCATCCTCAACACAGCTGTTGGGGGTTGGTTTGATGGTAATCCCGACAATTCAACACAATTTCCGCAAACATTCGCAATCGATTACGTTCGCATGTATCAAAAATCAGCCCCGCAAACTCACGCTTTACTTAACGCAGCATTTGAAGAGGATGCAAACGGTTGGAATCTTAGCGGCAACGCCTATATTCAAACCCATAATACAAACACCAATCCTCAAAGCATTGCCTTTGAAGGCGAGGGCGGCGCCGCTCTTAAACTCTTTGGCTACAGCAATACACACGTCACACAAAACTTGATCGACATCACTCCCAACGAAACAGTCACGCTCTCCGCTCGCGTACGAACGAATGCCGACGACACCATCAATAACACCCAAAACTATGTCGGTATGTTCATCAATTTCTATGACCGTTACGATCAAAAGGTAGGCGAAAAATGGGTCAAAATTGCAGAAAACGGTATGGTTGAAGACCAATGGCTCGAACAATGGATCACCGCCACCGCACCTGAGGACGCAGTCAGCATGGAGGTTGGCTTTAATTTCCTTCAACCTAATAATGAAGGCGGCGCAGTGTGGATCGACCATATCGTCATCCCTGAGCCAACCACGTTTCTCACGTTAGCCGTCGCAACAACATTTGTTCTTGTAAAACGTAAAACCTCATCGCGGTAA
- a CDS encoding PIN/TRAM domain-containing protein, which translates to MILLIMRGALLLLAMAVASLYLLSNQWAANVDDVKFIIILSAVIGLMLAIIGIDAGIKDKKLSQVSGIFLGLIGGLLATYALSFVINLFGIIYEPSPDVVRPIIKENSIAYQTLTDEEQIDLKNQWLEYDKEFEANRVFWNMLEGVKVLSGLVCVYLGISLVLQTKDDFRFVIPYVEFTKQIRGQKPIVVDSSVIIDGRILDIIETKIVQGTLVVPKFILNELQTIADSHDKLKRARGRRGLDVLKKMQNSQTIEVHIEDRDIEGRTVDQKLLALTADMQGRVMTNDFNLNKVAQLRGVEVININDLSKAMRPVVLPGEKLHVKIAKQGEGQEQGVGYLDDGTMVVVESGKNHVGEECNVIVTSTLQTSAGRMIFSRFATVDDEEVTEKLADEVLGTNEGNKTKKHPKKRV; encoded by the coding sequence ATGATTCTCTTAATCATGCGAGGTGCACTGCTGCTGCTGGCCATGGCTGTGGCAAGTTTGTACCTGCTGTCTAATCAATGGGCAGCGAATGTGGATGATGTGAAATTCATCATCATCCTTTCGGCCGTCATAGGCTTAATGCTGGCGATCATCGGCATTGACGCAGGTATCAAAGACAAGAAGCTTTCACAGGTTTCCGGCATCTTTCTTGGCTTAATAGGCGGTCTACTGGCAACTTACGCGCTTTCATTCGTCATCAACCTCTTTGGCATCATTTACGAGCCGTCACCGGATGTCGTAAGGCCGATTATCAAAGAGAACAGCATTGCATATCAAACACTGACCGATGAAGAACAGATCGACTTAAAAAATCAATGGCTCGAGTACGATAAGGAATTTGAAGCCAACCGCGTGTTTTGGAATATGCTCGAAGGCGTTAAGGTGCTTTCGGGCCTGGTTTGCGTTTACTTAGGCATATCGCTGGTTTTACAGACGAAAGACGATTTCCGGTTTGTGATTCCGTATGTTGAATTTACGAAACAAATACGCGGACAGAAGCCCATTGTCGTCGACAGCTCGGTGATTATTGATGGCCGCATTCTGGACATCATCGAAACGAAAATCGTGCAGGGAACACTGGTGGTACCGAAGTTCATCCTGAATGAACTGCAAACCATTGCAGACTCGCATGATAAACTGAAGCGTGCTCGAGGCAGGCGCGGCCTGGATGTATTAAAGAAAATGCAAAACAGCCAAACCATCGAGGTTCATATCGAAGACCGCGATATCGAAGGCAGAACGGTCGATCAGAAGTTGCTGGCATTGACGGCTGACATGCAGGGGCGTGTCATGACGAATGACTTTAACCTCAATAAGGTCGCTCAGTTACGTGGTGTTGAAGTGATCAATATTAATGACTTGTCCAAGGCAATGCGGCCAGTGGTTCTGCCTGGCGAGAAACTGCACGTGAAAATTGCCAAGCAGGGTGAAGGCCAAGAACAGGGTGTAGGGTATCTGGACGACGGGACGATGGTTGTCGTTGAATCTGGCAAGAATCACGTTGGGGAGGAATGCAATGTGATTGTGACCAGCACGTTACAGACCTCGGCGGGGCGTATGATTTTTAGCCGTTTTGCGACGGTTGATGATGAAGAGGTTACTGAGAAGCTTGCTGATGAGGTGCTTGGTACTAACGAGGGGAATAAGACGAAAAAGCATCCCAAGAAGCGCGTGTAG
- the dnaX gene encoding DNA polymerase III subunit gamma/tau: MGYTVLARRYRSQSFDQVVGQQPIATTLKNAISHGRVAHAYLFCGTRGVGKTSMARIFARALNAPDTIEDAPKQDSLEYPELEVQERMANAIMRGEDLNVIEIDGASNRGVDEARQLIANAGLAPTGNANYKVYIIDEVHMLTREAFNALLKTMEEPPEHVKFILCTTEQHKVPPTIQSRCQRFDFRNIPTGQIADHLTNVLAGEKIEAEDVVVWQIARLGNGSMRDALSLLDRLIATGQSPLTNQTLEEMFGLPASELVAKLVDAIAGGDLKGTLESANAVLTTGISQEQFIDVLIERFRQLMLIAACGADSDLVELSDEAKQEAAEQAKKFDAPAITYMISLCENLQRMTKQTANPRALFDATMVRLALAEKYADISSLLAGGSPAQKKNIIPKAAAIAGGQAGGTVSSAPAGVGARPAMAAGQGVQGGRGVQPTAMQPRVSGQMSGGQQASNQPLQKGGDVSVPGSGPHGEKRAVEPTSDAAVAWKRCKADLGAKPTFAWLKFFELVSLDETTGVLALVTGEVGILRIVNTPDRMKALAAEMERYIGRRVTLKVDTSIRPADVAGRSERGGAGAGGGRPRQMSQNDRQDALDLPLVRKVLEVFPDAIMVGLSDEVVALPTEGSMPEAGDSDAGEVESLSEGEDA, encoded by the coding sequence ATGGGTTACACAGTACTCGCAAGACGATATCGTTCGCAGTCCTTCGACCAGGTCGTGGGACAGCAACCTATTGCGACGACCCTGAAAAATGCGATTTCGCACGGTCGGGTGGCACATGCATATCTGTTCTGTGGGACGCGCGGGGTCGGCAAGACCTCGATGGCCCGTATTTTCGCCCGTGCTTTGAACGCACCCGATACGATTGAAGACGCCCCGAAACAGGACAGTCTTGAGTATCCGGAGCTTGAGGTTCAGGAGCGGATGGCGAACGCGATCATGCGGGGTGAAGACCTGAACGTGATCGAGATCGACGGTGCGTCGAATCGTGGTGTTGACGAAGCGCGACAGTTGATCGCCAATGCGGGGCTCGCGCCGACGGGGAATGCGAATTACAAAGTTTATATTATTGACGAAGTTCACATGCTGACGCGTGAAGCGTTTAATGCGCTGCTCAAGACGATGGAGGAGCCGCCTGAGCATGTGAAATTTATTTTGTGTACGACGGAACAGCATAAGGTTCCGCCGACGATCCAGTCGCGATGTCAGCGGTTTGATTTTCGCAATATCCCAACGGGTCAGATTGCAGATCACTTAACGAATGTTCTGGCTGGTGAAAAGATCGAGGCGGAGGATGTGGTTGTTTGGCAGATTGCGAGGCTGGGTAATGGGTCGATGCGTGACGCGTTATCGTTGCTTGATCGGTTGATCGCAACGGGGCAGTCGCCGCTGACTAATCAGACGTTAGAAGAGATGTTTGGTTTGCCTGCGAGTGAGCTTGTCGCGAAGTTGGTGGATGCGATTGCTGGGGGTGATCTGAAGGGGACGCTTGAATCCGCAAATGCGGTTCTGACGACAGGGATTTCGCAGGAACAATTTATTGATGTTCTGATTGAACGGTTCAGGCAGTTGATGCTGATTGCGGCTTGTGGTGCTGATTCGGATCTGGTTGAGCTTTCAGATGAAGCGAAACAGGAAGCGGCAGAGCAAGCGAAAAAGTTTGATGCGCCTGCGATTACATACATGATTTCGTTGTGTGAGAACTTGCAGCGGATGACAAAACAGACCGCGAACCCTCGGGCGCTGTTTGACGCGACGATGGTGCGGCTTGCGCTGGCTGAAAAATACGCGGATATTTCATCGCTTCTTGCAGGTGGTTCACCTGCCCAAAAAAAAAACATAATTCCTAAGGCTGCAGCGATTGCTGGTGGTCAAGCTGGCGGAACCGTTTCGTCTGCTCCTGCTGGTGTTGGTGCGCGTCCAGCGATGGCGGCGGGGCAGGGAGTACAAGGGGGAAGAGGTGTTCAGCCGACGGCGATGCAGCCGCGTGTGAGTGGCCAGATGAGTGGTGGCCAGCAAGCATCTAATCAACCGCTTCAAAAGGGCGGTGATGTGAGCGTGCCGGGCAGTGGGCCACATGGCGAAAAGCGTGCGGTTGAGCCGACATCAGATGCGGCGGTTGCTTGGAAGCGATGTAAGGCAGATCTAGGGGCGAAGCCGACGTTTGCGTGGTTGAAATTTTTTGAGTTAGTGTCTTTGGATGAAACGACAGGTGTGTTGGCGCTAGTGACGGGTGAAGTTGGCATTTTACGGATTGTCAATACGCCTGATCGTATGAAGGCTTTGGCGGCAGAGATGGAGCGTTATATCGGTAGGCGGGTGACGCTGAAGGTTGATACGTCGATACGTCCAGCTGATGTGGCAGGTAGGAGTGAACGTGGTGGTGCGGGTGCAGGTGGTGGGCGGCCGCGACAGATGTCGCAGAATGATCGGCAGGATGCGTTGGACTTGCCTTTGGTGAGGAAGGTGCTGGAGGTGTTCCCGGATGCGATCATGGTGGGGTTGTCGGATGAGGTGGTTGCTCTGCCGACGGAGGGGTCGATGCCGGAGGCGGGGGATTCTGATGCGGGTGAGGTTGAATCGCTTTCGGAAGGTGAAGACGCTTGA
- a CDS encoding YbaB/EbfC family nucleoid-associated protein, whose protein sequence is MFDQLKNLKNLAGMMGNMGDMKEKFEQMQAELARVEVDAEAGAGAVRVTVNGKFEMKRIQIDPSMVATLAGEGSEADKEMIEELIVSATNAAIVKAQEQIREQMSEMTGGMNIPGLDGLLGN, encoded by the coding sequence ATGTTTGATCAATTGAAGAACTTAAAAAATCTTGCAGGCATGATGGGCAACATGGGGGATATGAAGGAAAAATTTGAGCAGATGCAGGCTGAGCTTGCTCGGGTGGAGGTGGATGCTGAGGCGGGTGCAGGTGCGGTGCGCGTTACGGTGAATGGCAAGTTTGAAATGAAGCGGATTCAGATTGATCCGTCGATGGTCGCAACGCTTGCGGGCGAGGGGTCGGAGGCGGATAAGGAAATGATTGAGGAGTTGATCGTGTCGGCGACGAATGCGGCGATTGTGAAGGCTCAAGAGCAGATCCGTGAGCAGATGTCAGAAATGACCGGCGGAATGAATATACCGGGGCTGGATGGCTTGTTGGGTAACTAA